In one window of Frigoriglobus tundricola DNA:
- a CDS encoding DinB family protein has translation MPTDTQKPLREHVLYLLRGGGAHLSFDKAVEGVPPHLRGAKVDPVPHTPWRLLEHLRLAQWDILQFTIDPAHTSPDWPAGYWPDGDAPPDAKAWDRAIAAYRADNAAMQALVADPATDLFAPLPHGTGQTVLREALLVADHAAYHLGQMVVVRRLLGCWPDE, from the coding sequence ATGCCGACCGACACCCAGAAGCCGCTCCGCGAACACGTACTCTACCTGCTCCGCGGCGGCGGAGCGCACCTGTCCTTTGATAAAGCCGTCGAGGGCGTTCCCCCGCACCTTCGGGGCGCGAAGGTCGATCCGGTCCCGCACACGCCGTGGCGTCTGCTCGAACACCTCCGCCTCGCCCAGTGGGACATCCTTCAGTTCACCATCGACCCGGCCCACACGTCACCGGACTGGCCGGCCGGGTACTGGCCGGATGGCGATGCCCCACCGGATGCCAAGGCGTGGGACCGAGCGATAGCGGCGTACCGGGCCGACAACGCGGCGATGCAGGCACTGGTCGCCGACCCGGCAACCGACCTGTTCGCACCGCTCCCGCACGGGACCGGTCAGACGGTGCTGCGCGAAGCCCTGCTCGTCGCCGACCACGCCGCCTATCACCTCGGTCAGATGGTCGTCGTGCGGCGGCTGCTGGGGTGCTGGCCCGACGAGTGA
- a CDS encoding 3-keto-disaccharide hydrolase, with translation MRSAALALALLAASPAVWLPARAEVPKPEKFDESGFVSIFDGKTLDGWKVSAKTGHSGTTKNKSGGKWVVEKGAITGTQDVPGNGGIVITEKEYGDFEVALETNNDFGPDSGLFLRSTETGKCYQAMIDYHANGNLMGIYGEGIGGKPHVQNFTFLKTVTEIKVTEYKPFPCPVTAEEWPKFWKHGEWNELRARVEGNPPKITTWIKGVKFMEFQDTEKRLADKGGIALQVHGGGDYTKQFVRYRNIRVKELKK, from the coding sequence ATGCGATCCGCTGCACTCGCTCTCGCGTTACTGGCCGCGTCCCCGGCCGTCTGGCTGCCCGCCCGGGCCGAGGTGCCCAAGCCGGAGAAGTTCGACGAGTCCGGGTTCGTCTCCATCTTCGACGGCAAGACGCTCGACGGCTGGAAGGTGTCGGCGAAGACCGGGCACAGCGGCACCACCAAGAACAAGAGCGGCGGCAAGTGGGTGGTCGAGAAGGGCGCGATCACCGGCACCCAGGACGTGCCCGGCAACGGCGGCATCGTCATCACCGAGAAGGAGTACGGCGACTTCGAGGTGGCGCTGGAAACGAACAACGACTTCGGGCCGGACAGCGGCCTGTTCCTCCGCAGCACCGAAACCGGCAAGTGCTACCAGGCCATGATCGACTACCACGCCAACGGCAACCTGATGGGCATTTACGGCGAGGGGATCGGCGGCAAGCCGCACGTGCAGAACTTCACCTTCTTGAAGACCGTGACCGAGATCAAGGTGACGGAGTACAAGCCGTTCCCGTGCCCGGTGACCGCCGAAGAGTGGCCGAAGTTCTGGAAGCACGGCGAGTGGAATGAGCTGCGGGCGCGCGTCGAGGGGAACCCGCCGAAGATCACGACCTGGATCAAGGGCGTGAAGTTTATGGAGTTCCAGGACACCGAGAAGCGGCTCGCGGACAAGGGCGGCATCGCGCTTCAGGTCCACGGCGGCGGCGACTACACCAAGCAGTTCGTCCGCTACCGTAACATCCGCGTGAAGGAGTTGAAAAAGTAG
- a CDS encoding ArsR/SmtB family transcription factor — protein MRPLYHPSPSEMTVQGILYALSDPVRVRIFVELMDAECTKNCTAFLKITKTPIPKSTLSQHFKILREAGLICSARKGVELQNHVRPEVTKRFGPMITEILKAYAEELSAYCVPGG, from the coding sequence ATGCGACCTCTCTACCACCCTTCGCCTTCAGAAATGACGGTCCAAGGCATTTTGTATGCCCTCTCCGATCCTGTCCGCGTGCGCATTTTCGTGGAATTGATGGATGCGGAATGCACGAAGAACTGTACGGCCTTCCTGAAAATCACCAAGACACCCATCCCGAAATCGACGCTTTCCCAGCATTTCAAAATCCTGCGGGAAGCCGGATTGATATGCAGCGCCCGCAAGGGCGTCGAGCTTCAGAATCACGTCAGGCCTGAGGTTACGAAGCGTTTCGGCCCGATGATCACCGAGATTCTGAAGGCATATGCGGAGGAATTATCAGCTTACTGCGTCCCGGGTGGTTAA
- a CDS encoding magnesium chelatase subunit ChlI family protein — translation MSCFSTQPADFVLCAAMNPCPCGFLGDPKKPCKCAPISIEKYMGRISGPLLDRIDLHIEVPPVPFEDLSKPGEGTGSAAMREQVYAARAVQAKRFGTAGGLNGRMTSREIRTHCALDAEGLTTLKEAMEALGLSARAHDRILRVARTIADLSGSERITQDHVAEAIGFRALDRKLWER, via the coding sequence GTGAGTTGCTTCTCAACCCAACCGGCCGACTTCGTGCTGTGTGCTGCGATGAACCCGTGCCCGTGCGGGTTCCTGGGCGACCCGAAGAAGCCGTGTAAGTGTGCGCCGATCTCGATCGAGAAGTACATGGGTCGGATCAGTGGTCCGCTGCTGGACCGCATCGACCTGCACATCGAGGTGCCGCCGGTGCCGTTCGAGGACCTGTCGAAGCCGGGGGAGGGGACGGGGAGCGCGGCGATGCGGGAGCAGGTGTACGCGGCGCGGGCGGTCCAGGCCAAGCGGTTCGGCACCGCCGGTGGGTTGAACGGTCGGATGACGTCCCGAGAGATCCGCACGCACTGCGCGCTGGACGCCGAGGGCCTGACGACGCTGAAGGAGGCGATGGAGGCGCTGGGCCTGTCGGCACGGGCGCACGACCGCATCCTGCGTGTGGCGCGCACCATCGCGGACCTGTCGGGGAGCGAGCGGATCACGCAGGACCACGTGGCCGAGGCGATCGGGTTCCGGGCGCTGGATCGGAAGTTGTGGGAGCGGTAG
- a CDS encoding DUF6444 domain-containing protein → MTPVPQPPELPSDLPPQVVAYIRILEATIAELTAQVTGLTTRVAELEARLNQNSTNSSKPPSSDAPHVKPAPPKPPSGKRRGGQPGHPKAERTLLPPDEIRALKPSTCRDCAHPLTGDDPQPAVHQVHEIPVITPHVTEYRCHRLRCPHCGTTTAATVPAEAATGYGPRAQAVAAVLTGSCRLGKRGTSQLFADLFGLPLSPAMVCKLQHRTAEALKPVAEDALIYTRGQPANVDETGWTQGRKRGLVVGGRDHVRGGLPDPKDPGPKRLR, encoded by the coding sequence ATGACGCCTGTCCCTCAACCGCCGGAACTCCCGAGCGACCTGCCCCCACAGGTCGTGGCGTATATCCGCATTCTTGAGGCCACGATTGCCGAACTCACCGCCCAGGTCACCGGGCTCACCACCCGCGTCGCGGAACTCGAGGCCCGTCTCAACCAGAACTCCACCAACTCGTCCAAGCCCCCTTCGTCCGACGCCCCGCACGTGAAACCGGCCCCGCCCAAGCCGCCCTCGGGCAAGAGACGAGGCGGGCAACCGGGGCACCCCAAAGCCGAACGCACCCTGCTGCCGCCCGATGAGATCCGGGCACTTAAGCCGTCCACGTGCCGGGACTGTGCGCACCCGTTGACCGGGGACGACCCACAACCGGCCGTTCATCAGGTCCACGAGATCCCCGTCATCACGCCTCACGTCACCGAGTATCGGTGCCACCGGCTCCGGTGCCCGCACTGCGGCACGACGACCGCGGCGACGGTGCCGGCCGAGGCGGCGACCGGATACGGACCCCGGGCTCAGGCGGTGGCCGCGGTGCTCACCGGCTCGTGCCGCCTGGGCAAGCGCGGCACGAGCCAATTGTTCGCCGACCTGTTCGGCCTGCCCCTGAGCCCGGCGATGGTGTGCAAGCTCCAGCACCGAACCGCGGAGGCGTTGAAGCCGGTGGCCGAGGACGCCCTGATCTACACCCGCGGACAACCGGCCAACGTGGACGAGACCGGCTGGACCCAAGGCCGCAAGCGCGGCCTGGTTGTGGGTGGCCGTGACCACGTTCGTGGTGGCCTTCCTGATCCGAAAGACCCGGGGCCGAAGCGCCTTCGATGA
- a CDS encoding efflux RND transporter permease subunit — MRFALFFIDRPVFASAVSIVTVIVGAIAMVSLPISQYPEIAPPTVIVSASFPGANAKTVAETVATPIEQQINGVEGMLYMSSQSTNDGNMKLTVTFKLGTNLDIAQVQVQNRVTIAQPQIPPEVVRAGIVVKKSSPAITLGMAIYSPDGSRDLLYLSNYTTLQIKDELARLEGVGDLQLFGVRDYSMRLWLNPDQMASRNITPGDFISAIQEQNVQVAAGIIGGPPLPKGMAQFQYTANAQGRLVKKEEFAEIIIKTGSDGKITRVKDVARVELGAADYSSGTTFNGKPAVGVAVFQLPGSNSIATANNIYKKMNELKKGFPKGVDYSIPYDTTLFVRDSIRDVVKTLFEAIALVALVVLVFLQSWRAAIVPLLAIPVSLVGTFAVMWFFNFSLNNLSLFGLVLSIGIVVDDAIVVVENVDRWIETGLSPREASYRAMTEVTPAIIAIGFGLTAVFVPVAFISGIQGQFYRQFALTISFATILSAVNSLTLSPALAALILKPHAARQDRLTRAINFLFGWFFWIFNRVLGTVNTAYVWTLRRVVRLAALVLAVYCGLLVLTYFLFQAVPFGFIPQQDQGYLITAVVLPDGASIERTEGVTLRLSEMANKTKGVRGTFAITGFNLFTNTNQTNAATIFLPLDSFKTRTGDPAQNADALVGNLMGQFSQVQEAFALVLSPPPVQGIGNASGFKMQIEDRTGLGTPQQLAAATAALMADARKDPRLTSLFSTYRASVPQVWVNVDRTKAKKAKVSITDLFQALQVYLGSFYINDFNFLGRTYKVIVQGDAVYRASAADIARIKTRNASGDMVPLGTVMDLTDVADADRINRYNLYPSAEINGAGGPGVSGNQAIEIMAALAKKNLPVGYSFEWTELAYQEETAGNTAIFIFPLCILFVFLTHAAEYESFALSTAIILIVPMCLLCGIAGVYFSKLDNNIFTQIGFVVLAGLSVKNAVLIVEFAKQQQEHHPALRARDAAIEASRLRLRPILMTSFAFIFGVFPLLIATGAGAEMRQALGTVVFYGMLGVTFFGVFLTPVFYTVIRRLCGDKPFHSLGEEPKSAH, encoded by the coding sequence ATGCGGTTCGCGTTGTTCTTTATCGACCGTCCGGTCTTCGCCAGCGCGGTTTCAATCGTCACGGTCATTGTCGGCGCCATCGCGATGGTTTCGCTCCCCATCTCGCAGTACCCGGAGATCGCGCCGCCGACGGTGATCGTCAGCGCGAGCTTCCCCGGCGCGAACGCCAAGACGGTCGCCGAGACGGTCGCCACGCCCATTGAACAGCAGATCAATGGCGTCGAAGGCATGCTTTATATGTCGAGCCAGAGTACCAACGACGGCAACATGAAGCTGACCGTCACGTTCAAGCTCGGCACGAACCTGGACATCGCGCAGGTGCAGGTGCAGAACCGGGTCACGATCGCCCAGCCCCAGATCCCGCCCGAGGTGGTGCGGGCGGGCATCGTGGTGAAAAAGTCCTCCCCGGCGATCACCCTGGGCATGGCGATTTATTCGCCGGACGGGAGCCGCGACCTCCTGTACCTGAGCAACTACACGACCCTGCAGATCAAGGACGAGCTCGCGCGTCTGGAGGGCGTCGGCGACCTGCAGCTCTTCGGCGTCCGGGATTATTCGATGCGGCTGTGGCTGAACCCCGATCAGATGGCGTCCCGCAACATCACGCCGGGCGATTTCATTAGCGCCATCCAGGAGCAGAACGTGCAGGTCGCCGCCGGAATCATCGGCGGGCCGCCGCTGCCGAAGGGCATGGCGCAGTTCCAGTACACGGCGAACGCCCAGGGCCGCCTGGTCAAGAAGGAAGAGTTCGCCGAAATCATCATCAAGACCGGCAGCGACGGCAAAATCACCCGCGTGAAAGACGTGGCGCGGGTGGAACTGGGCGCCGCCGATTACAGTTCCGGCACGACGTTCAACGGCAAGCCCGCGGTCGGCGTCGCCGTCTTTCAGCTGCCCGGCTCCAACTCGATCGCCACCGCCAACAACATCTACAAGAAGATGAACGAGTTGAAAAAGGGGTTCCCGAAAGGCGTGGATTACTCGATCCCCTACGACACGACACTCTTCGTGCGGGACAGCATCCGGGACGTGGTGAAGACGCTCTTCGAGGCCATCGCGCTCGTGGCGCTCGTGGTGCTCGTTTTCCTGCAAAGCTGGCGGGCCGCGATCGTGCCGCTCCTGGCCATTCCCGTCTCGCTGGTCGGCACGTTCGCGGTGATGTGGTTTTTTAATTTTTCCTTGAACAACCTTTCGCTGTTCGGGCTGGTGCTCTCGATCGGCATCGTGGTCGACGACGCGATCGTCGTCGTCGAGAACGTGGACCGGTGGATCGAAACGGGCCTTTCGCCGCGCGAAGCGAGTTACCGCGCCATGACGGAGGTGACCCCGGCCATCATCGCCATCGGGTTCGGCCTGACCGCGGTCTTCGTGCCCGTGGCGTTCATCAGCGGCATTCAGGGCCAGTTCTACCGCCAGTTCGCCCTGACGATTTCGTTCGCGACCATCCTCTCGGCCGTCAACTCGCTCACGCTCAGCCCGGCCCTGGCGGCCCTGATTCTCAAGCCGCACGCGGCCCGGCAAGACCGCCTCACGCGCGCCATCAATTTCCTTTTCGGGTGGTTCTTCTGGATCTTTAACCGCGTCCTGGGGACGGTCAATACGGCCTACGTGTGGACCCTGCGCCGCGTCGTGCGGCTGGCGGCGCTCGTTCTTGCGGTCTACTGCGGGCTGCTCGTGCTGACGTATTTCCTGTTCCAGGCCGTGCCGTTCGGGTTCATTCCCCAGCAGGATCAGGGGTACTTGATTACCGCCGTCGTCTTGCCCGACGGCGCGTCGATCGAACGGACGGAGGGCGTCACGCTGAGACTTTCCGAAATGGCCAACAAGACGAAGGGCGTTCGCGGCACGTTCGCCATCACCGGCTTCAACCTGTTCACGAACACGAACCAGACCAACGCCGCCACGATCTTCCTCCCGCTGGACAGCTTCAAGACTCGCACCGGTGACCCCGCCCAGAACGCGGACGCGCTCGTGGGCAACCTGATGGGGCAGTTCAGCCAGGTTCAGGAAGCGTTCGCGCTCGTGCTTTCGCCGCCACCGGTGCAGGGCATCGGTAACGCCAGCGGGTTCAAGATGCAGATCGAAGACCGCACCGGCCTCGGGACGCCGCAGCAACTGGCGGCCGCCACCGCCGCGCTGATGGCCGACGCGCGCAAGGACCCGCGGCTCACGTCGCTGTTCAGCACGTACCGCGCGTCCGTTCCGCAGGTCTGGGTGAACGTCGATCGGACCAAGGCGAAGAAGGCCAAGGTCTCCATCACCGATCTCTTCCAGGCGCTGCAGGTGTACCTCGGCAGCTTCTACATCAACGACTTCAATTTCCTGGGCCGGACGTACAAGGTGATCGTTCAGGGGGACGCGGTTTATCGCGCCAGTGCCGCCGACATCGCCCGGATCAAAACGCGCAACGCCAGCGGCGACATGGTGCCCCTGGGCACGGTGATGGACCTCACCGACGTCGCCGACGCGGACCGCATCAACCGCTACAACCTGTACCCGTCCGCGGAAATCAACGGGGCCGGCGGCCCCGGGGTCAGCGGCAATCAGGCCATTGAAATCATGGCGGCGCTGGCCAAGAAGAATTTGCCCGTGGGCTACTCCTTCGAATGGACCGAACTCGCGTATCAGGAAGAAACCGCCGGGAACACGGCGATTTTCATTTTCCCGCTCTGTATATTGTTCGTCTTCCTCACGCACGCCGCCGAGTACGAAAGCTTCGCGCTGTCCACGGCCATTATCCTGATCGTGCCGATGTGCCTGCTGTGCGGAATCGCGGGGGTCTATTTCAGCAAGCTGGACAACAACATCTTCACTCAAATCGGCTTCGTCGTCCTTGCGGGCCTAAGTGTGAAGAACGCCGTTCTGATCGTGGAGTTCGCGAAGCAACAGCAGGAGCACCATCCGGCCCTGAGGGCTCGCGACGCCGCCATCGAGGCCTCCCGCCTGCGGCTCCGCCCGATCCTCATGACGAGCTTCGCGTTCATCTTCGGCGTGTTCCCGCTCCTGATTGCCACCGGGGCCGGCGCGGAAATGCGCCAGGCACTGGGCACCGTCGTCTTCTACGGCATGCTCGGCGTGACCTTCTTCGGCGTTTTTCTCACTCCCGTTTTTTACACGGTCATTCGCAGACTTTGCGGAGACAAACCGTTCCATTCTCTGGGGGAAGAACCAAAATCCGCACATTGA
- a CDS encoding efflux RND transporter periplasmic adaptor subunit, whose translation MTAGKPFFSALYFVIVTAFASSGCNEARPAPPAPPPPAVTVAKPLQQDVIEFDTYNGYLEAIESVNVSARVSGMIVAAPFTEGSLVKKSQVLYVLDERPFKADLDSKLADGERAKAQATIARLNYQRLGELYKRSAVSQQDLDTAKADYEKAAAELAGARAAAETARLNLEWCQVTSPIDGRVSRKMVTVGNLINGGAGQATLLTTIQSVDPIYCSFDVDEHSVLKYQKLAAEKKRLHERDGRVPCFARLGNETGFHHTGHIDFVDNRLDMATGTQRVRGLLQNASGSLTPGFYANLRIPGSGRYKALLVPDAAIGNDQSHRTVLVVNRDNVVEVRIVEIGALFGDLRSVTSGLSPEEKVIVNGQMRAYPGAPVAPTETALKIDPAVTGVPVTALE comes from the coding sequence ATGACCGCCGGGAAACCGTTTTTTTCTGCTCTCTACTTTGTGATCGTCACAGCTTTCGCCTCGAGCGGTTGCAACGAGGCCCGTCCCGCTCCGCCCGCCCCGCCGCCGCCCGCAGTGACCGTGGCCAAGCCCCTGCAGCAGGACGTGATCGAATTCGATACTTACAACGGCTATCTCGAAGCAATAGAATCCGTCAATGTCTCGGCACGGGTCAGCGGCATGATCGTGGCGGCGCCGTTCACGGAAGGGTCGCTCGTCAAGAAATCCCAAGTGCTCTACGTGCTCGATGAGCGGCCGTTTAAGGCCGATCTGGATTCCAAATTAGCGGATGGAGAAAGGGCCAAAGCACAAGCCACCATCGCGAGACTGAATTATCAGCGGCTGGGCGAGTTGTACAAGCGGAGTGCGGTCTCGCAGCAAGACTTGGACACGGCCAAGGCGGATTACGAAAAAGCGGCGGCCGAACTGGCCGGCGCCAGAGCCGCCGCGGAAACGGCCCGCCTCAATCTGGAATGGTGCCAGGTGACGTCGCCGATTGATGGGCGTGTCAGCCGGAAGATGGTAACGGTGGGGAACCTGATCAACGGCGGCGCCGGCCAGGCCACATTGCTGACCACGATCCAGTCCGTCGATCCGATTTACTGTAGCTTCGACGTCGACGAGCACTCCGTGCTGAAGTACCAGAAGCTCGCCGCCGAGAAAAAGCGCCTCCACGAGCGCGACGGGAGGGTGCCCTGTTTCGCCCGCCTCGGCAACGAAACCGGCTTCCACCACACGGGACACATCGATTTCGTCGATAACCGCCTCGACATGGCGACCGGCACCCAGCGCGTGCGCGGGTTGCTCCAGAACGCGTCCGGGTCGCTCACGCCCGGCTTTTACGCGAACCTGCGCATCCCCGGCAGCGGCCGGTACAAAGCGCTGCTCGTTCCCGACGCCGCCATCGGAAACGATCAGAGCCACCGGACCGTCCTCGTGGTCAACCGGGACAACGTCGTCGAAGTTCGCATCGTGGAGATCGGTGCCCTGTTCGGAGACTTGCGGTCCGTAACGTCGGGGCTCTCGCCGGAAGAAAAGGTCATCGTCAACGGGCAGATGCGGGCGTACCCCGGGGCCCCGGTCGCGCCGACGGAGACGGCGCTCAAAATCGATCCCGCGGTCACCGGCGTGCCCGTAACGGCCCTTGAATGA
- a CDS encoding IS630 family transposase — translation MSRPLGTADDLERRRTQAVQAVTAGESRATVAKVLGVHLKTVARWVRAARAPGGLAGKPHPGPTPGLTDTDLTRLTELLVQGAKAHGWNNQLWTAARVAQLIEREFGIRYHPEHVRSILKRRLGWTSQKPRRKARERNDKEVARWAGDEFPRIVRQAWERSAHVVFLDESGFFLTPTVRRTLAPRGKTPVLEAWDRRDRLSAISAITLSPVRGHPNLYFEVYPHHIYGDQVVAFLADLHRRLGPLTVVWDRGPIHDKAGVVREWLRKHPGVVTEKLPAYAPDLNPDEGVWGWTKYGQLANLAADNTDRSRSQVRRRHISELICRRREGIRIRPGAVSVPARHCGVRGWRR, via the coding sequence ATGAGTCGACCACTCGGAACCGCTGACGACCTGGAACGCCGCCGTACGCAGGCGGTGCAAGCCGTTACCGCGGGCGAGTCTCGGGCGACCGTCGCCAAGGTTCTCGGTGTTCACCTCAAGACCGTCGCGCGCTGGGTTCGGGCCGCTCGAGCACCCGGTGGCCTAGCCGGCAAGCCGCACCCCGGACCGACTCCGGGGCTCACCGACACCGACCTCACGCGGCTAACCGAGTTGCTGGTTCAGGGGGCGAAGGCGCACGGGTGGAACAACCAACTGTGGACCGCCGCACGGGTGGCCCAACTGATCGAGCGCGAGTTCGGCATCCGGTACCACCCCGAGCACGTCCGGTCGATCCTCAAGCGGCGACTCGGATGGACCAGCCAGAAGCCCCGTCGCAAGGCCCGAGAGCGCAACGACAAGGAGGTGGCGAGGTGGGCCGGTGACGAGTTCCCGCGGATCGTCCGGCAGGCGTGGGAGCGGTCCGCGCACGTGGTGTTCCTGGACGAATCCGGGTTCTTTCTGACCCCGACCGTCCGTCGCACCCTGGCCCCGCGCGGGAAGACCCCGGTCCTGGAGGCGTGGGACCGTCGGGACCGGCTCTCGGCGATCAGTGCCATCACCCTCAGCCCGGTTCGGGGCCACCCGAACCTGTACTTCGAGGTGTACCCGCACCACATCTACGGGGACCAGGTGGTGGCGTTCCTGGCCGACCTGCACCGGCGCCTGGGTCCGCTGACGGTGGTGTGGGACCGCGGGCCGATTCATGACAAGGCGGGCGTGGTCCGGGAGTGGCTCCGGAAGCACCCCGGGGTGGTGACCGAGAAGTTACCGGCGTACGCCCCGGACCTGAATCCGGACGAGGGCGTCTGGGGGTGGACCAAGTACGGGCAACTGGCCAACTTGGCGGCCGATAACACGGACCGTAGCCGTTCACAGGTGAGACGTCGGCATATCAGCGAATTGATATGCCGACGCCGTGAGGGAATTCGGATTAGGCCGGGAGCAGTGTCGGTGCCGGCTCGCCATTGCGGTGTGCGCGGATGGCGTCGGTGA
- a CDS encoding WD40 domain-containing protein codes for MTRLPTWFGFALRSALALALSVLPVEPSVRGDDSPPKVLDQFGDPMPPGAVARFGTSRFRQSHDAAFSPDGKLLATYGYDAIRIWDIVTGKETRRLEAKGGCHALAFSPDGKRLARSWNGGVLIDVWDLTTGKTVHTFRSREDGGYHVPRTHSLVFAADGKTLQTTDDLAAHTWDLTTGRQRASFPHPLTKKRAGSNSCAFSADAGLLVTASQSESTARIWTVGTGKVLQEFDVGELGVECVAFSPKGDLLATGGHDEVVTVWDAATGKKKHTLSGQGDTVVSVAFTPDGSLLAVAANGGVSSTATGTQKVHLWNVAAGERVLTLSAPGVRRVSFSSDGKVLAWESCGESVCLVDATTGKNMHAFAAHKGPVVALAYSPDGKLLATGSEDGDIRVWDSATGTPVRTLVGHKDCVNVVAFSPDGRRLVSGCRDHTAAVWDVATGKRKWEGSGHGNQVTAVGFAPDGKTVATGGRDFRLNVWDTENGKRLSTLEDGHAIVLGLAYFPDGNSIVTVSDKSVRFWDMKTEKVTRELPAGDRELRALALSPDGKFVAAGGDGEGSVWAVATGKEVLKFPGHWNHMGGVAFSPDGKYFGSASDGLWGGTKKNVHTWETATWKEVRLVDVPLQRFHGLAFSPDGKRLATASTFAEVLLWDLKKQK; via the coding sequence ATGACACGGTTGCCCACCTGGTTCGGCTTTGCTCTGCGGAGTGCCCTCGCCCTCGCATTGTCCGTTCTGCCCGTCGAACCCTCCGTTCGCGGCGACGACTCGCCTCCGAAGGTCCTCGACCAGTTCGGCGACCCGATGCCGCCCGGAGCCGTGGCCCGCTTCGGGACGTCCCGATTCCGCCAGAGCCACGACGCGGCGTTCTCGCCCGACGGCAAGTTGCTCGCGACCTATGGGTACGATGCGATTCGCATCTGGGACATCGTCACTGGCAAAGAGACGCGGCGGCTTGAGGCCAAAGGTGGGTGCCACGCCCTGGCGTTCTCGCCGGACGGGAAGCGGCTGGCGCGGTCGTGGAATGGGGGCGTCCTCATCGACGTCTGGGACCTGACGACCGGCAAGACCGTTCACACATTCCGGTCCCGCGAGGACGGCGGCTATCACGTCCCGCGCACACACTCCCTTGTGTTCGCGGCCGACGGCAAGACGCTCCAGACCACCGACGACCTCGCTGCTCACACCTGGGATTTGACGACGGGCCGGCAGCGGGCGTCTTTTCCCCACCCGCTCACGAAGAAGCGAGCCGGGTCGAACTCGTGCGCGTTCAGCGCCGACGCCGGGCTTCTGGTTACCGCCTCGCAGTCCGAATCGACGGCCCGCATCTGGACGGTGGGCACCGGGAAAGTGCTTCAAGAGTTCGACGTCGGGGAACTCGGGGTCGAGTGCGTCGCTTTCTCCCCGAAGGGCGACCTGCTCGCCACCGGTGGGCACGACGAGGTCGTGACCGTATGGGACGCGGCGACCGGTAAGAAGAAGCACACCCTCAGTGGTCAGGGCGATACGGTCGTCTCCGTTGCCTTCACCCCCGACGGGTCACTCTTGGCCGTCGCCGCCAACGGGGGCGTCAGCTCGACGGCGACCGGGACCCAGAAGGTCCACCTGTGGAACGTCGCTGCCGGCGAGCGGGTGCTGACTTTGTCTGCGCCCGGTGTCCGCCGGGTCTCCTTCTCGTCCGATGGCAAGGTGCTCGCCTGGGAGTCGTGCGGCGAGTCGGTCTGCCTCGTGGATGCCACCACCGGCAAGAACATGCACGCGTTCGCGGCCCATAAGGGACCGGTCGTGGCGCTGGCCTACTCGCCCGACGGCAAGCTCCTGGCCACCGGGAGCGAGGACGGCGACATCCGGGTGTGGGACTCGGCTACGGGGACGCCGGTCCGCACCTTGGTCGGGCACAAGGACTGCGTCAACGTGGTCGCCTTCTCCCCGGACGGTCGGAGGCTGGTGTCGGGGTGCCGGGACCATACGGCCGCGGTCTGGGACGTGGCGACCGGGAAGCGAAAGTGGGAAGGGAGCGGGCACGGCAATCAGGTCACCGCCGTCGGCTTCGCGCCAGACGGCAAGACGGTCGCCACCGGCGGGCGCGACTTCCGGCTGAACGTCTGGGACACCGAGAACGGCAAGCGGCTCTCGACGCTCGAAGACGGACATGCCATCGTCCTCGGGCTGGCCTACTTCCCGGACGGCAACTCGATAGTGACCGTCAGTGATAAGTCGGTCCGGTTCTGGGACATGAAGACCGAGAAAGTCACTCGCGAGTTGCCGGCCGGGGACAGGGAGTTGAGGGCGTTGGCCCTTTCCCCAGACGGTAAGTTCGTGGCGGCGGGGGGTGATGGCGAGGGCAGCGTCTGGGCTGTGGCGACGGGTAAGGAGGTGCTCAAGTTTCCCGGCCACTGGAACCACATGGGCGGGGTCGCGTTTTCCCCGGACGGCAAGTACTTCGGCTCCGCCAGTGACGGATTGTGGGGCGGCACAAAGAAAAACGTGCACACCTGGGAGACGGCAACCTGGAAAGAGGTCCGCTTGGTTGACGTGCCGCTGCAACGCTTCCACGGCCTCGCGTTCTCACCAGACGGGAAGCGCCTGGCCACGGCGAGCACGTTCGCCGAGGTTCTGCTCTGGGACTTGAAAAAGCAGAAGTGA
- a CDS encoding ArsR/SmtB family transcription factor, translated as MPTKDKKLIGQAEWIGAIGEPTRLSILSLLVMGQHTVTNIATALRVEIVNISHHLKLLKQAGLVSSVKDGRMVIYSLVGAKAVGTTLELSHPSGVKVTLPLA; from the coding sequence ATGCCAACCAAAGACAAAAAGCTCATCGGTCAAGCCGAATGGATCGGAGCCATCGGTGAGCCGACGCGGCTCAGTATCCTGTCCCTGCTCGTAATGGGCCAGCATACCGTGACGAACATTGCGACCGCGCTGCGGGTGGAGATCGTCAACATCTCACACCACCTGAAGTTGCTGAAGCAGGCCGGACTCGTGTCGAGCGTGAAGGACGGGCGGATGGTGATCTACAGCCTGGTCGGCGCGAAGGCGGTCGGAACCACGCTGGAATTGTCGCACCCCTCGGGGGTGAAGGTGACTCTCCCGCTGGCGTGA